Proteins found in one Amycolatopsis aidingensis genomic segment:
- a CDS encoding substrate-binding domain-containing protein translates to MRETSEARRDRIAAIVRSRGSVRVRELATELEVSVVTARRDVEELARVGRLRRGHGVARSLTDRHETGGDGPLVALVIPERHTYLHETMNGARAALEEAGLRVALHIVPRLIGADRPIVEQALADGACGLVIAPHWRTAAAEAVDHAWLADTGVPTVLMERRPRRGNPLYTMDSACSDHWYGMHLAVDHLLALGHRRIVLAARDDSPTARALRRAFTGIVATRVQIQDWTVLLSVSDEGPAPLATVLRERAATAAVLHSDEDALMLVQQLTDEGLRVPQDCSVVAYDDVVAGLGSVPLTTVSPPKAEVGRVAAELLLRRLGEPATARPWPARRVELLPELTIRESTQRL, encoded by the coding sequence ATGCGCGAGACGAGCGAGGCTCGGCGCGATCGGATCGCGGCGATCGTTCGATCCCGGGGTTCGGTCCGGGTGCGCGAGCTGGCCACCGAGCTGGAGGTATCGGTGGTCACCGCGCGCCGGGACGTGGAGGAGCTGGCTCGGGTCGGCCGGCTCCGCCGTGGGCACGGCGTGGCGCGCTCGCTCACCGACCGGCACGAAACCGGGGGTGACGGACCGCTGGTCGCGCTGGTGATTCCGGAGCGGCACACCTACCTGCACGAGACCATGAACGGGGCGCGTGCCGCGCTGGAGGAGGCCGGGCTGCGGGTCGCGCTGCACATCGTGCCGCGGTTGATCGGCGCGGACCGCCCGATCGTCGAGCAGGCGCTCGCCGACGGCGCGTGCGGACTGGTGATCGCACCGCACTGGCGCACCGCCGCCGCGGAGGCGGTCGACCATGCCTGGCTGGCCGACACCGGGGTACCGACCGTGCTGATGGAGCGCAGGCCCCGCCGTGGCAACCCGCTGTACACCATGGATTCCGCCTGCTCGGACCACTGGTATGGGATGCATCTCGCGGTGGATCACCTGCTGGCGCTGGGCCACCGGCGGATCGTGCTGGCCGCGCGGGACGACAGCCCGACCGCACGTGCCCTGCGCCGGGCGTTCACCGGGATCGTCGCGACCAGGGTGCAGATCCAGGACTGGACTGTGCTGCTCAGCGTCTCGGACGAGGGGCCTGCCCCGCTCGCGACGGTGCTGCGCGAGCGGGCGGCCACCGCCGCCGTGCTGCACAGCGACGAGGACGCGCTCATGCTGGTCCAGCAGCTCACCGACGAGGGCCTGCGGGTGCCCCAGGACTGCTCGGTGGTGGCCTACGACGATGTGGTGGCCGGGCTCGGCAGCGTCCCACTGACCACGGTGTCCCCGCCGAAGGCCGAGGTCGGGCGGGTGGCGGCCGAGCTACTGCTCCGCCGGCTCGGTGAGCCGGCCACCGCCCGCCCCTGGCCGGCGCGGCGGGTCGAGCTGCTGCCCGAGCTGACGATCCGGGAGTCCACTCAGCGGCTGTGA
- a CDS encoding glutamate synthase subunit beta, whose translation MADPTGFLKYERQEPPKRPKDERVHDWQEVYADPGQEERNEQVRVQAGRCMDCGIPFCHSGSAGCPLGNLIPEWNDLVRRGDWSEASERLHATNNFPEFTGKLCPAPCEAGCVLSISPLAGGPVAIKRVEATIADQAWEAGYVRPQSAALASGQRVAVVGSGPAGLAAAQQLTRAGHEVTVFERDDRLGGLLRYGIPEFKMEKKVLDRRLAQLRKEGTTFVTHCEVGVDLTVADLRERFDAVVLAVGALRGRDDTITPGRQLAGVHLAMEHLVPANKQCEGDGPTPIDAAGKHVVIIGGGDTGADCYGTATRQGALSVTQLDQYPLPPSTRDDERSPWPTWPYILRTYPVHEETGERRFAVAVKRFLGDGHGRVRAIELQQVRVGRNAETGRREVVPTSDEVEELPADLVLLAIGFEGVEHMRLLADLDLTLSPRGTVSCGPDWQTSAPGVFVCGDAHRGASLIVWAIAEGRSVAHAVDSYLTGASELPAPVHPTALPLAAI comes from the coding sequence GTGGCTGACCCGACCGGTTTCCTCAAGTACGAACGCCAGGAGCCGCCGAAGCGGCCGAAGGACGAGCGGGTGCACGACTGGCAGGAGGTGTACGCCGACCCTGGCCAGGAGGAGCGCAATGAGCAGGTGCGGGTGCAGGCCGGCCGGTGCATGGACTGCGGCATCCCGTTCTGCCACTCCGGCAGCGCGGGCTGCCCGCTGGGCAACCTGATCCCGGAGTGGAACGACCTGGTGCGCCGCGGGGACTGGTCCGAGGCCAGTGAGCGGCTGCACGCGACGAACAACTTCCCCGAGTTCACAGGGAAGCTGTGTCCCGCGCCGTGCGAGGCCGGCTGCGTGCTGTCCATCTCCCCGCTGGCAGGCGGGCCGGTGGCGATCAAGCGGGTCGAGGCCACCATCGCCGACCAGGCATGGGAGGCCGGATACGTGCGCCCGCAGTCCGCCGCGCTGGCCTCCGGGCAGCGGGTGGCGGTTGTCGGCTCCGGCCCGGCCGGGCTGGCCGCGGCCCAGCAGCTGACCAGGGCGGGGCATGAGGTCACCGTCTTCGAGCGGGACGACCGGCTCGGCGGGCTGCTGCGGTACGGCATCCCGGAGTTCAAGATGGAGAAGAAGGTGCTGGACCGCAGGCTGGCGCAGCTGCGCAAGGAGGGCACCACCTTCGTGACGCATTGCGAGGTCGGCGTCGACCTGACGGTGGCGGACCTGCGGGAGCGGTTCGACGCGGTGGTGCTGGCCGTGGGCGCCCTGCGCGGGCGGGACGACACCATCACCCCTGGCAGGCAGCTCGCCGGGGTGCACCTGGCCATGGAGCATCTGGTGCCTGCCAACAAGCAGTGCGAGGGCGACGGGCCGACGCCGATCGACGCCGCGGGTAAGCATGTGGTGATCATCGGGGGCGGGGACACCGGCGCGGACTGCTACGGCACCGCGACCCGGCAGGGCGCGCTCTCGGTCACCCAGCTCGACCAGTACCCGCTGCCCCCTTCCACCAGGGACGACGAGCGGTCGCCGTGGCCGACCTGGCCGTACATCCTGCGTACCTACCCGGTGCACGAGGAGACCGGGGAGCGCAGGTTCGCGGTGGCGGTGAAACGGTTCCTCGGCGACGGGCACGGCAGGGTGCGGGCGATCGAGCTGCAGCAGGTGCGGGTCGGCAGGAACGCCGAGACCGGGCGCCGCGAGGTCGTGCCGACCAGCGACGAGGTCGAGGAGCTCCCCGCCGACCTGGTGCTGCTGGCCATCGGGTTCGAAGGTGTCGAGCACATGCGCCTGCTGGCGGACCTCGACCTCACGCTGAGCCCGCGCGGCACCGTGTCCTGCGGGCCGGACTGGCAGACCTCGGCGCCGGGGGTGTTCGTCTGTGGCGACGCGCACCGCGGCGCCTCACTGATCGTGTGGGCCATCGCGGAGGGCCGCTCGGTCGCGCACGCGGTCGACTCCTATCTCACCGGTGCCTCGGAACTGCCCGCACCCGTACATCCCACCGCCCTGCCGCTCGCCGCGATCTGA
- a CDS encoding carbohydrate-binding protein, with the protein MPTSPLHMSPPHTRRRRLGATGAAVALLITVPLVAPSAQASVPPPDPGWNLEWSDDFTGPAGSLPSSENWIFDLGHNYPGGPANWGTGEIARHTDDPANISLDGSGNLRITPRRDGAGNWTSARIETQRGDFRPPDDGVLRIEGRLQVPNVTGSAALGYWPAFWALGSPYRGNYWNWPGIGEFDIMENVNGLNQVWAVLHCGTAPGGPCNENNGIGASRPCPGASCQSAFHTYRFEWDSSGSVGELRWYVDGQQYHSVRQDQLPADTWNQMTTHAGYFILLNVAMGGAFPDGVAGFQTPTAATVPGHPMVVDYVAVWTRGGDGDPGDPGDPPGGGDAYSTLQAENFSDQSGLNNYGSHIGSAANGDWARYSGIDFGSTPARQFVARAASGAGGGVSGLVEVRLDSPTSQPVGSFAIGNTGGWQSWREVPANIDAVTGVHDVYLTFTSGQPADFVNVDWFTFKH; encoded by the coding sequence ATGCCCACCTCTCCCCTGCACATGTCCCCACCACACACCCGGCGCAGGCGGCTCGGAGCCACCGGAGCCGCCGTCGCACTGCTGATCACGGTCCCCCTGGTGGCGCCGTCGGCACAGGCCTCGGTACCGCCACCGGATCCCGGCTGGAACCTGGAGTGGAGCGACGACTTCACCGGCCCGGCAGGCTCCCTGCCATCCTCGGAGAACTGGATCTTCGACCTCGGGCACAACTACCCCGGCGGCCCGGCCAACTGGGGCACCGGCGAGATCGCCCGGCACACCGACGATCCCGCGAACATCAGCCTGGACGGCTCCGGCAACCTGCGGATCACCCCGCGCCGGGACGGCGCGGGCAACTGGACCTCGGCCCGGATCGAAACGCAGCGGGGCGACTTCCGGCCACCGGATGACGGCGTGCTGCGGATCGAGGGCAGGCTCCAGGTCCCGAACGTGACCGGCTCGGCTGCGCTTGGCTACTGGCCCGCCTTCTGGGCGCTCGGCTCGCCCTACCGTGGCAACTACTGGAACTGGCCCGGGATCGGCGAGTTCGACATCATGGAGAACGTCAACGGGCTGAACCAGGTGTGGGCGGTGCTCCACTGTGGAACCGCGCCCGGCGGCCCGTGCAACGAGAACAACGGCATCGGCGCCAGCCGCCCCTGCCCCGGCGCGAGCTGCCAGTCGGCGTTCCACACCTACCGGTTCGAATGGGACAGCAGCGGCTCGGTCGGCGAGCTGCGCTGGTACGTGGACGGCCAGCAGTACCACAGCGTGCGCCAGGACCAGCTGCCCGCGGACACCTGGAACCAGATGACCACCCATGCCGGGTACTTCATCCTGCTGAACGTCGCGATGGGCGGCGCGTTCCCGGACGGGGTCGCCGGGTTCCAGACCCCGACCGCCGCGACCGTACCCGGCCATCCGATGGTGGTGGACTACGTCGCGGTGTGGACCCGCGGCGGGGACGGCGACCCCGGTGATCCCGGTGACCCGCCCGGCGGCGGTGACGCCTACTCCACCCTGCAGGCCGAGAACTTCTCCGACCAGTCCGGGCTGAACAACTACGGCTCGCACATCGGTTCCGCGGCGAACGGCGACTGGGCGCGGTACTCCGGCATCGACTTCGGCAGCACCCCTGCGCGGCAGTTCGTCGCCCGCGCCGCCTCCGGGGCCGGTGGCGGGGTGAGCGGACTGGTCGAGGTCCGGCTGGACAGCCCGACCAGTCAGCCGGTCGGCAGCTTCGCCATCGGCAACACCGGTGGCTGGCAGAGCTGGCGCGAGGTGCCGGCCAACATCGACGCGGTCACCGGGGTGCACGACGTGTACCTGACCTTCACCAGCGGTCAGCCCGCCGACTTCGTCAACGTCGACTGGTTCACCTTCAAGCACTAA
- a CDS encoding hydroxyacid dehydrogenase, giving the protein MRTMPSHGHRPPTALAMAPDAAAAVLTPDTLRLLGQVCELLPGPVLDDFATDPARSVLRRAEVLVTGWGCAPVDEEVLAEAPRLRAIVHTAGSVRGHVTQACWDRGIAVSSAATANALPVAEYTVAMILLAGKRVLERAARFRAVRQAEDWLNVPREVGNFGRTVGILSASLIGRRVIELLRPYDLRVLLHDPYVTPEEAAELGAQAVGIGELFARSDVVSVHTPLLPATRGLVSRNLIATMRPDAVLINTARGAVVDQDALTEAAVSGRVRVVLDVTEPEVLPPDHPLWTCDHALITPHLAGSQGNEWDRLADLAVAELGRWAAGIGFAHPVRPEHLARSA; this is encoded by the coding sequence ATGCGCACGATGCCGAGTCATGGTCACCGACCGCCCACCGCCCTCGCCATGGCGCCGGATGCCGCAGCGGCCGTGCTCACCCCGGACACGCTGCGACTGCTGGGACAGGTCTGCGAGCTGCTGCCCGGTCCGGTGCTGGACGACTTCGCCACCGATCCCGCCCGCTCGGTGCTGCGCAGGGCCGAGGTGCTGGTCACCGGTTGGGGGTGCGCACCGGTGGACGAGGAGGTGCTGGCCGAAGCTCCCCGGCTGCGGGCCATCGTGCACACCGCCGGATCGGTGCGTGGTCACGTCACCCAGGCATGCTGGGACCGCGGCATCGCGGTGTCCTCGGCGGCCACGGCCAACGCACTGCCCGTCGCCGAGTACACCGTGGCCATGATCCTGCTCGCCGGCAAGCGGGTGCTGGAGCGGGCGGCGCGTTTCCGCGCGGTCCGGCAGGCGGAGGACTGGTTGAACGTTCCCAGGGAGGTCGGCAACTTCGGCCGTACGGTGGGCATCCTGTCCGCCTCGCTGATCGGCAGGCGGGTGATCGAACTGCTGCGACCGTATGACCTGCGGGTGTTGCTGCACGATCCCTACGTCACCCCGGAGGAGGCGGCGGAGCTCGGTGCGCAGGCGGTCGGCATCGGCGAGTTGTTCGCGCGTAGTGACGTGGTCAGCGTGCACACCCCGCTGCTGCCGGCCACTCGTGGCCTGGTCAGCCGGAACCTGATCGCCACGATGCGCCCGGACGCCGTGCTGATCAACACCGCGCGGGGCGCGGTGGTCGACCAGGACGCGCTCACCGAGGCCGCGGTCAGTGGCAGGGTGCGCGTGGTGCTGGACGTCACCGAGCCGGAGGTGCTACCTCCTGATCATCCACTGTGGACATGCGATCACGCGCTGATCACCCCGCATCTCGCCGGCTCCCAGGGCAACGAGTGGGACCGGCTCGCCGACCTCGCCGTAGCTGAACTCGGCCGCTGGGCAGCCGGGATCGGTTTCGCCCACCCGGTCCGGCCGGAGCACCTGGCGAGGTCGGCGTGA
- the gltB gene encoding glutamate synthase large subunit: protein MIFSAIPDRNGLYDPRTEQDSCGVAMVADVRGRRSHRIVTDGLAALTNLDHRGAAGAEPTSGDGAGILLQLPDELLRAEVDFALPEPGGYAAGLVFLPTDAEHRHKAVELVERIAEEEHLEVLGWREVPTDVEAAGIGPTARSVMPHFAMVFLAGEPDGAGNRPSGLDLDRMAFCLRKRAEHASRNRAQDETEGIYFPSLSARTIVYKGMVTPEQLPAFFTDLADERLASAIALVHSRFSTNTFPSWPLAHPFRFVAHNGEINTIRGNRNRMRSREALLETGLIPGDLTRLYPVCAPEVSDSASFDEVLELLHLGGRSLPHSVLMMIPEAWENHATMDPRRRAFYQFHASLMEPWDGPACVTFSDGTLVGAVLDRNGLRPARWWRTADDRVVLASEAGVLDIPPAEVVAKGRLKPGRMFLVDTGAGRIVDDDEVKSELAAELPYEEWLHAGLLSLAELPDRDHVVQTHASVLRRQLAFGYTEEELKILLAPMASAGAEPVGSMGTDTPPAPLSRRSRLLYDYFKQNFAQVTNPPLDAIREELVTSMSRIMGPEQNLLEPGPASCRHIQLPCPVIDNDELAKLIHVNDDGDLPGFSCTVLSGLYEVDGGAQALAEAVERVRREASEAIASGARTLVLSDRDSDHRMAPIPSLLLVSAVHHHLVRTKERLRVALVVESGDAREVHHIALLLGYGAAAVNPYLAFETIEDLISQGAITGIEPAKAIRNYVQALVKGVLKIMSKMGISTVGAYTAAQVFESFGLSADLLDEYFTGTSSKLGGVGLEVLAEEVAVRHRRAYPDNPTARVHRGLETGGEYAYRREGELHLFTPETVFLLQHASKTRRDEVYRSYVDEVHRLNREGGALRGMFSFRAGGREPIPVEEVESVDSICRRFNTGAMSYGSISMEAHQTLAIAMNRIGGRSNTGEGGEDAERLYDPERRSSIKQVASGRFGVTSEYLVHADDIQIKMAQGAKPGEGGQLPPNKVYPWIARTRHSTPGVGLISPPPHHDIYSIEDLAQLIHDLKNANERARISVKLVSSLGVGTVAAGVSKAHADAVLISGHDGGTGASPMNSLKHAGTPWEIGLAETQQTLLLNGLRDRIVVQVDGGMKTGRDVVVAALLGAEEYGFATAPLIVAGCVMMRVCHLDTCPVGVATQSPELRKRYTGQAEHVVNYFRFVAQEVRELLAELGFRSLDEAIGRADVLDTDEAVRHWKASGLDLEPIFTMPVNTPYGGSRRKVREQDHGLEHALDRTLIQLAEAALEDAHRVNIELPVRNVNRTVGTLLGSEITRRYGSAGLPPDTIRVTLTGSAGQSLGAFLPPGITLDLVGDANDYVGKGLSGGRIIVQPAADAAFAAERQVIAGNTIAYGATGGELFLRGQVGERFCVRNSGALAVVEGVGDHAFEYMTGGRAVVLGPTGRNLAAGMSGGVAYVLDLDRARVNDTMVELQVPDSADLAWLKEVVRRHHDATGSAVAASLLGDWPRRAASFTKVMPRDYQRALAAAQAARAAGRDVDEAMMEAARG from the coding sequence ATGATCTTCTCCGCCATCCCCGACCGGAACGGTCTCTACGACCCCCGCACCGAACAGGATTCCTGCGGCGTCGCCATGGTTGCCGACGTCCGTGGCCGGCGCTCGCACCGGATCGTCACCGACGGCCTCGCCGCGCTGACCAACCTGGATCATCGTGGTGCCGCGGGAGCCGAGCCGACCAGCGGCGACGGTGCCGGGATCCTGCTGCAGCTGCCCGATGAGCTGCTGCGTGCGGAGGTGGACTTCGCGCTGCCGGAGCCGGGTGGCTACGCCGCCGGGCTGGTCTTCCTGCCTACCGACGCCGAGCACCGGCACAAGGCCGTGGAGCTGGTGGAGCGGATCGCCGAGGAGGAACACCTCGAGGTCCTCGGCTGGCGGGAGGTGCCCACCGATGTGGAGGCCGCCGGAATCGGGCCGACGGCGCGGTCGGTCATGCCGCATTTCGCGATGGTGTTCCTGGCAGGCGAGCCGGACGGCGCCGGGAACCGGCCGAGCGGGCTCGACCTGGACCGGATGGCGTTCTGCCTGCGCAAGCGGGCCGAGCACGCCAGCAGGAACCGGGCGCAGGACGAGACCGAGGGCATCTACTTCCCCTCACTGTCCGCACGCACCATCGTCTACAAGGGGATGGTCACCCCCGAGCAGCTGCCAGCCTTCTTCACCGATCTCGCCGACGAGCGGCTGGCCAGCGCCATCGCGCTGGTGCACAGCCGGTTCTCCACCAACACTTTCCCCTCCTGGCCGCTGGCGCACCCGTTCCGCTTCGTCGCGCACAACGGCGAGATCAACACGATCCGTGGCAACCGCAACCGGATGCGGTCCAGGGAGGCGCTGCTGGAGACGGGGCTGATTCCCGGCGACCTCACCCGGCTGTACCCGGTGTGCGCGCCGGAGGTCTCCGACTCGGCCTCCTTCGACGAGGTGCTCGAGCTGCTGCATCTCGGCGGGCGCAGCCTGCCGCACTCGGTGCTGATGATGATCCCGGAGGCGTGGGAGAACCACGCGACCATGGACCCGCGGCGACGGGCCTTCTACCAGTTCCACGCCAGCCTGATGGAGCCGTGGGACGGCCCTGCCTGCGTGACCTTCAGCGACGGCACCCTGGTCGGCGCGGTGCTGGACCGCAACGGGCTGCGTCCGGCGCGCTGGTGGCGCACCGCGGACGACCGGGTGGTGCTGGCCAGCGAGGCCGGGGTGCTGGACATCCCGCCCGCGGAGGTGGTGGCCAAGGGCAGGCTGAAGCCGGGCCGGATGTTCCTTGTGGACACCGGGGCGGGCCGGATCGTGGATGACGACGAGGTCAAGTCGGAGCTGGCCGCCGAGCTGCCCTACGAGGAGTGGCTGCATGCCGGGCTGCTCAGCCTCGCCGAGCTGCCCGACCGGGATCATGTCGTGCAGACGCATGCCTCGGTGCTGCGCAGGCAGCTCGCCTTCGGCTACACCGAGGAGGAGCTGAAGATCCTGCTGGCGCCGATGGCCTCGGCCGGTGCGGAGCCGGTCGGGTCGATGGGCACCGACACGCCACCTGCGCCGCTGTCGCGACGATCCCGGCTGCTCTACGACTACTTCAAGCAGAACTTCGCCCAGGTGACCAACCCGCCACTGGACGCGATCCGGGAGGAGCTGGTCACCTCGATGAGCCGGATCATGGGGCCCGAGCAGAACCTGCTGGAGCCGGGGCCCGCCTCCTGCAGGCACATTCAGCTGCCCTGCCCGGTGATCGACAACGACGAGCTGGCCAAGCTGATCCATGTCAACGACGACGGTGACCTTCCCGGCTTCTCCTGTACCGTCCTGTCCGGACTGTATGAAGTAGACGGTGGAGCGCAGGCGCTCGCCGAGGCCGTCGAGCGGGTACGGCGGGAGGCTTCCGAGGCCATCGCGTCCGGGGCGCGCACGCTGGTGCTCTCCGACCGCGACTCCGATCACCGGATGGCGCCGATTCCCTCGCTGCTGCTGGTCTCCGCGGTGCACCACCACCTGGTACGCACCAAGGAACGGCTACGGGTCGCGCTGGTGGTGGAGAGCGGGGACGCCCGCGAGGTGCACCACATCGCGCTGCTGCTCGGCTACGGCGCCGCGGCGGTCAACCCGTACCTGGCCTTCGAGACCATCGAGGACCTGATCAGCCAGGGCGCTATCACCGGGATCGAGCCCGCGAAGGCCATCCGCAACTACGTACAGGCACTGGTCAAGGGCGTGCTGAAGATCATGTCCAAGATGGGCATCTCCACCGTGGGGGCCTACACCGCGGCACAGGTGTTCGAGTCCTTCGGGCTGTCGGCCGACCTGCTGGACGAGTACTTCACCGGTACCAGCTCCAAACTCGGCGGGGTCGGGCTCGAGGTGCTCGCCGAGGAGGTGGCGGTGCGGCACCGGCGGGCCTACCCGGACAACCCCACCGCGCGGGTGCACCGCGGGCTGGAGACCGGCGGGGAGTACGCCTACCGCCGCGAGGGCGAGCTGCACCTGTTCACCCCGGAGACGGTGTTCCTGTTGCAGCACGCCAGTAAGACCCGCCGCGACGAAGTATATAGGTCCTATGTGGACGAAGTGCACCGGCTGAACCGGGAGGGCGGCGCGCTGCGCGGGATGTTCTCCTTCCGCGCCGGGGGACGTGAGCCGATTCCGGTGGAAGAGGTCGAGTCCGTGGACTCGATCTGCCGCCGGTTCAACACCGGCGCGATGTCCTACGGCTCTATCTCGATGGAGGCGCACCAGACCCTGGCCATCGCGATGAACCGGATCGGCGGCAGGTCCAACACCGGCGAGGGCGGCGAGGACGCCGAGCGGCTGTACGACCCGGAGCGGCGCAGCTCGATCAAGCAGGTCGCGAGTGGACGGTTCGGGGTGACCAGCGAGTACCTTGTGCACGCCGACGACATCCAGATCAAGATGGCGCAGGGCGCCAAGCCGGGCGAGGGCGGGCAGTTACCGCCGAACAAGGTGTACCCGTGGATCGCCCGCACCCGGCACTCCACGCCGGGCGTCGGGCTGATCTCCCCGCCGCCGCACCACGACATCTACTCGATCGAGGATCTCGCCCAGCTGATCCACGACCTGAAGAACGCCAACGAGCGCGCGCGGATCAGCGTCAAACTGGTCAGTTCACTCGGGGTCGGCACGGTCGCCGCCGGGGTGTCCAAGGCGCATGCCGACGCGGTGCTGATCTCCGGGCACGACGGGGGCACCGGTGCCTCCCCGATGAACTCGCTCAAACATGCCGGCACGCCGTGGGAGATCGGGCTGGCCGAGACCCAGCAGACCCTGCTGCTGAACGGCCTGCGGGACCGGATCGTGGTGCAGGTGGACGGCGGCATGAAGACCGGAAGGGACGTGGTGGTCGCCGCGCTGCTGGGCGCGGAGGAGTACGGCTTCGCCACCGCTCCGCTGATCGTGGCAGGCTGCGTGATGATGCGGGTGTGCCATCTGGACACCTGCCCGGTGGGCGTAGCCACGCAGAGCCCTGAGCTGCGCAAGCGCTACACCGGACAGGCCGAGCACGTGGTCAACTACTTCCGGTTCGTGGCGCAGGAGGTCCGGGAGTTGCTGGCGGAGCTGGGTTTCCGGTCGCTGGACGAGGCGATCGGCCGGGCCGACGTGCTGGACACCGACGAGGCGGTCCGGCACTGGAAGGCGAGCGGGCTGGATCTGGAGCCGATCTTCACCATGCCCGTGAACACCCCATACGGCGGATCCCGGCGCAAGGTGCGCGAGCAGGACCACGGGCTCGAGCATGCGCTGGACCGGACCCTGATCCAGCTCGCCGAGGCCGCGCTGGAGGACGCGCACCGGGTGAACATCGAACTGCCGGTGCGCAATGTGAACCGGACCGTGGGCACCCTGCTCGGCTCGGAGATCACCCGCCGCTACGGCAGCGCGGGCCTGCCACCGGACACGATCCGGGTGACGCTCACCGGGTCGGCCGGGCAGTCCCTTGGCGCCTTCCTGCCCCCGGGGATCACCCTGGACCTGGTCGGGGACGCCAACGACTACGTCGGCAAGGGCCTCTCCGGCGGACGGATCATCGTCCAGCCCGCCGCCGACGCGGCCTTCGCCGCCGAGCGGCAGGTCATCGCGGGCAACACCATCGCCTACGGGGCTACCGGCGGGGAACTGTTCCTGCGCGGCCAGGTCGGGGAACGGTTCTGTGTGCGCAACTCCGGCGCCCTCGCCGTCGTGGAGGGCGTCGGCGACCACGCCTTCGAGTACATGACCGGGGGCCGGGCGGTGGTGCTCGGGCCGACCGGCCGCAACCTCGCGGCCGGGATGTCCGGCGGGGTGGCCTATGTGCTGGACCTGGACCGGGCAAGGGTCAACGACACCATGGTGGAGCTGCAGGTCCCCGACTCGGCGGATCTCGCCTGGCTGAAGGAGGTCGTCCGGCGACATCACGACGCGACCGGCTCGGCCGTCGCGGCCTCGCTGCTTGGCGACTGGCCACGGCGCGCGGCCTCGTTCACCAAGGTGATGCCGCGGGACTACCAGCGTGCGCTGGCCGCGGCGCAGGCGGCACGCGCGGCGGGCCGCGATGTCGACGAGGCGATGATGGAGGCGGCTCGTGGCTGA